The nucleotide sequence ATTGAATTAACAAAGTCCTGAAGCTTGTTTGGTTTGGAATTGGAAAAGTATCCTGAGTGTAAATACTCAATAAGCAGAGAGGTCTGCCTACATTGCTTGTAATTATGTGTTTATCTGTCTTGTAACATATTGACCCAAGTATTGAGATTTGGAACAGGAAAATGCCCTTCTTATTGATTGTACCAGTGCTAAGTACTCAGCGTTACTTGCAATTGCTCTATAGAAACTGCACCTATAAAATGGATTTTGTAAGAAAGGAGATTTAAGTAAGATATGAGGAGAAACTTATTCCTGGGAGAGTTAACACTGGAATTGATcccccagggaggtgatggaaTATCATCTATCACTGGAAGTTTTCCAGAACAGGAGAGGCAAACATCTGTCTGGAATTTCTTAATAGTTGATCCTACCTTGGGGCAGGGTGAACTCTCAAGTCCCTTCCAGCatatttttatgtgattttGGGACATCCTGGTACATTGTTGAATTCTGTAGTGTCGAGTTGATGAGGTAAATgctgttcttaaaaacaagattttacatgttctctgtttaaaaagaatCTCTTGATTCAAGCTACTCAGATTCTcttcttttggtgttttttttatgtatatagatttttattttttacagtacAGAACggtgttattttttaaatagctatTCTGAACATCATAAATCATGCCTTGATTACACCTCAGAGTAACAGCAGTAAGTTTATAGTTTAGGCTCAGTTTGGACAAACTTCTTTTAAAGGGTAACAAATCATGCATTTCATGCATTAGAAAAATGTTCCTTGacataaattacattttcatatgTCACCCATGAAGATATCTGTAACTGCTTCAATGGTGAGTTGTTTctaaaagctgtatttcttaAAGTGAGGGATTTTCTGATCTTCCTCTTGAAAGCTAACTTGCTAACCTGCTTTTTCCCTGCGAGTATTTTGAATTTAGAATAAGTATTCGGTAGTGAATGGAAGTTCAGCTGTTTTCAGAGTACTCTTTTTGGTTGTCTTCTTCTGTATTCATACTTTGTAATAGCTTGCCTCTGGCTCTAACGGAACCAGGGAGAGGGCATGTTGGTCCAATTCACCAGATTTCATAAAAGTTTCTGGGGGCAGCTTCGGTCGGAGGGAATTCTTCATATTATACAAATGGAGCCAGCTGAAGTTCAAAGATGGGACATGGCTAAATCAAAAAGATTCTTTCTGTATGGGAAGTTTGAACAAATTGCCAAGATTTGCTGAACAAATTGCCAAGATTTGCTGGCAGAAATTTTTGCCCTGGACATCCTTTACTGATCCTGAGTTACTCAAGGGAAGATTGTTGCTCAGCCTCCAGCTGTGCTCAAGATCATCTTTTTGACATAAGGAaggttgggtttgtttttgaataaaaaaatgcaagtttagACTACTGTGGAGTTTAACAAAAAGAAGCTGTTGTGGAAAAGAGTTAGTTACTTGCAAAATATGGAGGAGGCATTTAGTATACCAGTTATATTGTACTTTATGTAAATATATCTCAGGTAGCAAAGGAGCACTATTCCAAGTTATGGATGAAGAGGAATTGATGTGCAGATAAGGCATGTTGTGCAAGTACTGTGGATGTAATTGTGATCTCCTAACTTTAACCAATAAGTTTTAGTGCATGTGGTACGCCACAGGTGAGTTTTATAGTCAACTGTTAAATCTAAGTTGTATATGCTGCAGAAGTTCTGAGCTTAGACACTTGGAAATGTTGGCACTGAAGACAatcattaaatcattttcttgctttcctgtgTAACTTGTCTTCAAAGCCATAAAGTATGCTGTATCAGAGAGTTGGTTTAGCTGAAAAAGAAGCTAGTTAAATATTGGATCTTGAAACTTACAGGGACTATGCAAGTCCCATCACAAGTTTATTTATGCTGGAATTATGCGGTCTTTTAAGAGGCCTTAGAGAATTTTCCTATCTCATTCGAGTAGATACCATGCAAGATGTACGAAAAATATGCACAGTTAACGCTTTCTTAAAAATTGCTATTTAACCAGGAGACACACTTCTAGCAATTCAAGCACCTTGTGGTACGCAGTTAGAAGTACCTATACCCGAAATGGTATGTACTGATTTCTTGTTTACCTAAGTATTCTAGAAGGACAGTGGAGAAGAAGAGCTACGCTAGAGCTGAGCATTTATCTCTGTCTGTgcgagagaaaaaaaaatataagttgGTCTTAGTTGAGAATGGAAGGGCTGGGTGGGACGAAGTGTATTTTTGTACAGTAAAACTAGGTGTACAAAAGAAAGACTAATGGTAACTCGTCTCCTACTGAAAACAAGATACAGTAGTGGGTTTCTTTGCCCCTCTCTTCTCTCTTATTCTTAAAAGTTGCAGCTTTCCAAATTATGTATAATTGTTATGAATTCCCTTCAGAACTAATTAGCAGTGACTTTTATGTGTCAGATTTCACATTTATTGTATTGCTAAATCCTATCTGTTATAGAAAAGCCTTTTAGGTTTAGTTGTAGTTCTAGTTTAGATGCAGGTTGTGTTCAGTCACATGGTACTAGACTGGATAGAGAAACACAGACTgcagagttttttgttttttgttttaaatcctgAGGACTTTAATGGGCAGGATTAGAGTAGGAGGCCAAATTACTTACTGCTATCCatcttttaatcatttttatcGTAGGGCTTAGTTTTAAATAGAGTTGGTATCTTACATAGTTGGGAGAGAGCATTGTATGAAGCATGATAGCCCACTATACTTGTAGAAGGGTGAAGTTCACAAGGTAAGTTTTAGAAGCTATTTTTAGTAGGGCTAAACACAGTCTGGTATCATAATAACATCCAAAGCTAGGACCAGCTGGTCCAGTGGTACTGGATCTTTGTCCATCTATGCTGAAAACTGTTCAGGCAATGGTGTGGTTCTCTGTGTGACCAAAGCAGTTGTGATGCAtcttttttggctttttgttgAGGACAAGAACAGCTGATTTTAGTCTTCCCTTAACAACTTGAAATTggattgttttgctttgggtCCTCTCTCCCTAGGCACCTTTCCCACTTTTCTCATCCTCATTTTTTCTAGAACATACTTGCTGAAAACCTGCTTGCTGGATTAGCCATTGTGAGCCAGTGGTCTCACAGAGACTGTACTACAGGAATCGTCCTAGTGTTTGAATGACTTACCAAAAGGAGGCCTAGCAAATCAGCTAAGAATTGTTTCTGCTGACTTATGATCCTGTGTTCACTCGGTCTGAGTGAGATATTTAACTGTCGTGGGATGGTTGGTCCTAGCTAAGATCATTCTGGAGCTCCTTTTAAGAGGAAGAAATTTAAATGCACAGAGATcattatttatctgttttgttaCTGATAAACTGCAGTCTTGCTATAAGTTTCGAGTAACTTGAATTCATAACCTAAACACTTTGAAAGATGGTATATCTGTGTCTTCTGTAACTGTGCTGTGGCCAAGTAAATGCATAACAGGTTTGTAATCTGTTTCCTGTtagatcattattttttttttccctgtctccaTATGATCTGATACGTTTATGCCAATTATTGGTTCTTCCTAGTGTTTTAACTAGAAGAGCACAATCTTCTGGGAGGTAAAAGGTGCATCAATTTGAGAATTCTATTCAAACATCTTCATTAGTTACTATGAGAAATAAGTCTGTGCAGTTACTGTTGTATTTTTGTACAGTTTGAAGTTCTAAAGGAATTTTAACTTTCTTAATACACCACCTCTACAGGGACAGAATGGACAGAAGAAATACCAGATCAATCTTAAGAGTAATTCAGGACCTATTCATGTACTGCTTATAAATAAAGAATCAAGCTCCTCCAAGCCCATGGTGTTTCCAGTTCCTCCACCCGATGACCTTGCACAGACCCCAtctcagcctgcagctccagTGACTCCCCTTAAACCTACTACAGCTACTCAAAATCCACCAGAACAACACGGTCTTAACCAGGGACAACAGTTGCCACAAACATCAGTTGTGGACACACCATCAGGTGGGTCCAGAGTTTTTTCCACTTAAGATGGGTGAGGGAGGACTGGGGGTAGGaaagaaactgttaaaaaagGTGATAGATAAAGGAAAGTCAGATCAACAGTTTGCAGGTGCAGGTGTCTATTATGAAACCAGCCTGAGGGCTTACTAACAGCTTTCAAGAGGTTGACAGAAAagcctcttcctcttctgtacTCTATCCAGTGAAACAGATTCTCCCCTTGTAGCTTACCATCTTACACCAAACAGGTTTTGAATGTGATGCTGTTTGTTAATCTGAGATGCTTCTCCAGAATGCAGTGTGGAATGAAATTGCCAACCTCTGACGGAGTATATGATTTGAACATGTACCCTTTAATAAGACATAATAAAGGCACCAGTTCAAGCTTTTGTGCCACAAGGTCACTTACCTACTTCCACATAGCCACAGTGAGAGATTCCCTGAATATCAGGTATTCTTTCGTATCAATAGTAGGGtaatatggaaatatttaagaaaatggtGTCGGTATTACAGACTATGTTTCTGAGGGGTCCTGATTAAATTGTGCTTTTGAGTTTGAATGGTGAGGAGGCTCCTCTCACCTCATCCCAGACCTTGGCAGTGTTCTCCTCAGGAGATAAAGCCAGGTGCAGGCGCTTCGTGTTCCTTTTTACCACAACAGACTATATAATGTGCCTTCCTGTCTTTGTAGAAAGCAGTTTGCAGCAAAACAGTACAACTCCAGCAACTCCTTATTCCAGCCTTCCAGATGCAGTGTTGTACCCCAGCCTTTCAGGAGATGTCGCCCAAGCTACAGCTAGCTCAAATGACTATCAGGGTTTGCTCCCTTTGGACGTTAACTGTATTCTCAAGCCAAACTCATTTGACATAGCAAAGATGGATGAGCCCACAGGTAGGAAGAAAGAGTTgctatttaaatgtttttattgtttcctgagcctttttttttttttgaccaaatTACCAGTGAGTTACACAGAGGGAAAGATTAGCATTTTTCCCACAGAGATGACAGGccttgtttttgtcttttaatgaaGCCATTGAGCCAGTTCTGAGTAGCAAGctcattttctgctgctgccaaaaaaGCTACGTGGCTTTAAGGCTATAAGGGATCAACTGTACAGCATGAGGAGAGCAGGAGAtatttattaggaaaaactgGGGGATACAAAGATATTTTACATATACGTGGCATACTATCTCCACAGCTCCTAGTGTGCACGAGCCATACTGTACTTTGCAATTCAGTGTTGTAATGCGGAGAATCTGTTGACTTCCATAAATGCATGCTCCTGTTTTCACAGGAAATATCAGTGGGGATATTATTGATGAACTCATGTCTTCTGATGGTAAGTATTTAGTATCTTTACTTGCGGCTATTAAAAAAGTAGTAGCATGTCTTTTGTATGAACAGCACTCTTGGTAGGTGTCTGTTAAGTCTCATGCCAAGAGTCAGTATGAAACTACTTCTTTCCCCTGTACTGCCTCCTCTATCCTTGCCATTCTTGTCTTTGCACCCCTATGCATTCCCTGCAGCAGTTTGATTTAACAATCAAAATCTGAAAGTCTTAATCCAGCAAGTACTTACATGCATGAGTAACCCAGCAGTACTTAATTTTGGAACAAAGAAAGAACAGGTTGATGACTAGAGTgctgccttaaaaataaagcttaataCTAATCTTCCTGAGGCTTCTTCCAGGAGCTTTGATCAGGTATTTCACAAGATACTCATATGCCTGCATGCATGCCAGGTCTGGTACACTGGCTGAACAAATCTAACCCTTTTCTGGTCTTCCATCTTCACGGCCGTATGAATGCAGAACTGAGCCACAGCTAGTAATTTCATTTGTTCCATGCCTCCCTCCGTGCTATATCTCGCAGACTGCAGGCTGCCAGACAGAGGTGAACTCAGGTGGCTTTGTTCCGCTCCCCCAGTAACTACGCTGCTCTGTGAGCAGCCTGTGTTAATATCTGCCCTTCAAACAGACGAACTTGGGGCTTATCCAGAAAGAACCATGCAATTACAAGCTTCATAAGGGAAGAATGGATTACGTGAATGTACCGATAAAATACACAGCTAAAATGGAAATAGTCTCCTCTTTTAGAGCAGGTACCATGTTCCCAGCTCATTTGCATTAGATTAGTGTTCCTGCAGTACAGAATGAGGGCCAAGGCTTCTCTTCTTGCATTCCCCAAAAATGGCCTCAACCCCATGCATGAAATGCAGTGCACGGAGAAATGGACAGCCTCCATTTTTTATGTGTAAAATAGGGAAAATAGTAatttatctaaaataaatatttgaagattGATACATACAGTACTATAACAgttagaaatgtaaatataagTGATGGAAAGTTGATAGCATTTCAAAATCTGCTCAGGAGCTCCTTTGCTGCAAAAGCAGAGATTAGGTCTGTATTCCACATCATTCCACCCCAGCAAATTTATGTAAAGTACTAAGGAAAAAGATGTGGACGTGTCATGTTGCCTTAGTTTGAAGGCAATACAGGTGTTCACAGTATGTATCCTAGCATGCTTGTCAGATTATCAAGACAGTATTTTACTTATTAAGACTAACCCAGCACTGGTGATGACAGACATACTGAATTATGAGGTAGGGCTGATATTCcaagtgttttaatttaaactaaACTATTCCTGCTTtacagtttttcctctcttacGACTCTCTCCTACTCCCGGAGATGACTACAACTTTAACCTGGATGATAATGAAGGAGTCTGTGATCTCTTTGATGTGCAGATACTAAATTATTAGATATTGTGTCAACCAGACTACTTATCTACCTCTAACTATAACATTCTAGACTTCTTCATAACCTAAGTATTTGAATAATGAATGTATAACTTCTTAGTTCACTGACTCTGGGAGtatatttccttttgcttcccttAACTACTTCACAAAACAAATTCAACCACCAGAAAAAAGGGCTTTTGTCAGAATTGTGACACATTTTTTCACCCGAGTATCTTTTGTGTAATCCAATGATTTGGAGTTTTCTTTTGTAAGGAAAGTGAAAATGCTTTATAGCCTTttgatcattttttaaaaaatgattaggCTTTGCTCACAGttatcagcattttctttgaagCTTTACTGCCAAGAAGCTTTCTATATCTTTTTGACCTTTCAAACAATTTTGAAGCTTTCACTGCCAAGCTGAAAAGTGAAGGATATCAACTTGAGTTATGCTTAATTGTTTCAGTGAACCAATTTTGTGAAGTGCCTTCTGTTTTAGCACTTTAAGTTTCTCACACTGACTTCTGACATTCCACTTTCCTAGATGATAGGAAAGGTCTGTTTGTAGTTTGTATTAAAGTGTGCCAATACTTGTATattaacaagatttttttaataaaattgtaCAAACAAAGCCTGTGTGATCTTCAATTCTTGGAACCCCTTCGTTACTGATTACAGCTGTGATAATAGGCTTGTGGCAGCATCCACATTTGCTGGTTCAGCTTCTGGATGTGtagaaacctgaaaaaaaaaagtttcagtgtaaagtagaaaatgatttatttttactgtttggaaaaaaaatacaaaaacagtaTTACCTAGATGATGAGCTTGTCTTTATTAtacttaattatttatttttggctaATTTTGCAGTCATATAATTCAATAATTTGGGGGAACTATGGGGTTCACTACACTTGATAGATAAGAAGCCACTACTTCATGCCGCAAGGGGAAGACCGGGCATCGTGCCAGTAATGTACGTGGCCAAATGGAAGTAGGCACAGCTTTTAATTCAGGGAATACTTTCAATAGCATAATTTTGAAACTGTGGAGAAAACACTATTGCTTACAGCCCAAGTGATCAAATACAATGCTATGTCATGTACAGCCCTGCTAGTACAGGAGTAGTGCTACAGTCCAAGTTCGCAGCTGTATGCAATAGCAAGCTAATAGGACTCGGGCCACTGGCACCAATGTCCTTGTTTGGCCTCATACTGTGCTTGGCAGCACCTTCACCTGagcttccttcttccttcagctTCCCTTGAGGTTTTTGGCACTCGTTCTGTCACTCCCAGCCATACAGAAACTTGATGACCTCAGGCACAGTAAATGCTGCTAATCACCCGTCCAGTTCCCTCTTATTTCCCCAACAGCCAGGACAGATTCACCTGCGTACTTCATACTGGCCCACGGCCTTTTCTGTCCCCC is from Anser cygnoides isolate HZ-2024a breed goose chromosome 2, Taihu_goose_T2T_genome, whole genome shotgun sequence and encodes:
- the E2F5 gene encoding transcription factor E2F5 isoform X1, producing the protein MAAAAEAGGGGGGGSSRHEKSLGLLTTKFVSLLQEAKDGVLDLKAAADTLAVRQKRRIYDITNVLEGIDLIEKKSKNSIQWKGVGAGCNTKEVIDRLRYLESEIEDLELKEKELDQQKLWLQQSIKNVMDDSTNHQFSYVTHEDICNCFNGDTLLAIQAPCGTQLEVPIPEMGQNGQKKYQINLKSNSGPIHVLLINKESSSSKPMVFPVPPPDDLAQTPSQPAAPVTPLKPTTATQNPPEQHGLNQGQQLPQTSVVDTPSESSLQQNSTTPATPYSSLPDAVLYPSLSGDVAQATASSNDYQGLLPLDVNCILKPNSFDIAKMDEPTGNISGDIIDELMSSDVFPLLRLSPTPGDDYNFNLDDNEGVCDLFDVQILNY
- the E2F5 gene encoding transcription factor E2F5 isoform X2 yields the protein MDDSTNHQFSYVTHEDICNCFNGDTLLAIQAPCGTQLEVPIPEMGQNGQKKYQINLKSNSGPIHVLLINKESSSSKPMVFPVPPPDDLAQTPSQPAAPVTPLKPTTATQNPPEQHGLNQGQQLPQTSVVDTPSESSLQQNSTTPATPYSSLPDAVLYPSLSGDVAQATASSNDYQGLLPLDVNCILKPNSFDIAKMDEPTGNISGDIIDELMSSDVFPLLRLSPTPGDDYNFNLDDNEGVCDLFDVQILNY